The genomic interval AGACCATGTGCGGGCTGTGCTCGCGGCTGCGGCGGGGCATTCTCTACCGGGTGGCCGCCGAGGAGGGGGCGACCAAAATTGCCCTCGGCCACCACCGCGACGACATGATCGAAACGCTGTTTCTCAATATGTTCCACGGCGGCAGGCTCAAGGCCATGCCCCCCAAGCTGCTCACCGACGATCGCCGCCACATTGTGATTCGGCCCCTGGCCTACTGCCCCGAACCCGACATCGCCCGCTACGCCCGCTACCGCGAGTTTCCGATTATTCCCTGCACGCTGTGCGGGTCTCAGGCCAACCTGCAGCGGGCCCAGATCAAGGAGATGCTGCAAACCTGGGAAAAACAGTGGCCGGGCCGCACCGAAACCCTGTTTCGCAGCCTGCAAAATGTGGCCCCCTCGCAGCTGGCCGACCCCAACCTGTTCGACTTTGGCGGGCTGGAGTCGGCCCGCATTGTCCCTACAGACGGCGATGGTGAGGATGGGGTCGAAACGGATCTGGAGGCGGAGTTTAACCCGGCCCTGGCACTGTTTGAGGGAGGGCTGCCACCGCTGCCAGCGGGCCTTATCCAGCATCAGCCTCAGTGAGTTGCCCTAGTACTCTGCGGCATAAGTTGGCCAACCATTCCCGATACCTGACATCCGGCACCCGATGATACCCACAGCAAGGGTTGTTATATTGCTGCTCGCCAATACTAGGCAGGACCGTGCCTGAGGCTGTGCCCACTGGGGAGAGTACAGCCTCCAGCCTCCTATACCCAAGTAAACTCCGCTACCAGAACCATTACTGAAAAATATGGTTGGGTTTGTAGGCCATATAGCGAATGAGTTTGTGCAGCTGCGGTGCCCATTTTCGGCGCATAGACACGTAAGCATTAGCGCCACCAGCGGGGTTTTGGGTGGTATGAATCCCGCAGTCTTTCAGCGTCTCAAGCGCACGGTAGTAATGCTCACGCCACAGCGGTTCCTGCGGTTCCTTGGGGAGTCCTCCTGAGTTAGAGGCGATCGCCTGGTCGACCTCCTCCAGCAGATGCAGGCCGCCACACCAGAGTTCTGCCGTCCCCGCAGCCTGAATCACCGAGCTGTAGTGGTCCTGGTCGAGGGCTGTTTTGACTAATGTAGCCGTATCGATAGCGAGATAGATGAC from Leptolyngbya sp. KIOST-1 carries:
- the ttcA gene encoding tRNA 2-thiocytidine(32) synthetase TtcA; amino-acid sequence: MAAPQQPTSNSFKKLQGFLRSRMGQAIADYAMIDEGDRVMVCVSGGKDSHTLLDILRHLQRSAPIHFDILAVNLDQKQPGFPAHVLPEYFEVIGVPYRIVEQDTYSTVKRVIPEGKTMCGLCSRLRRGILYRVAAEEGATKIALGHHRDDMIETLFLNMFHGGRLKAMPPKLLTDDRRHIVIRPLAYCPEPDIARYARYREFPIIPCTLCGSQANLQRAQIKEMLQTWEKQWPGRTETLFRSLQNVAPSQLADPNLFDFGGLESARIVPTDGDGEDGVETDLEAEFNPALALFEGGLPPLPAGLIQHQPQ